From Cygnus atratus isolate AKBS03 ecotype Queensland, Australia chromosome 1, CAtr_DNAZoo_HiC_assembly, whole genome shotgun sequence, the proteins below share one genomic window:
- the ANKRD49 gene encoding ankyrin repeat domain-containing protein 49 isoform X1: MAPSAALARLPGSLAGAIGRPGVQSRPPGPRKGSPRRCCLKMSKSKHTAEKDVDERDDDSDELAEYTESFNQLELLETHRHLIPVGTQSCWSGQSDDEDDEQERSEEWYEMQEKKMEKNPEKLLLWAAENNRLSTVRRLLSEKLAPINARDEDQYTPLHRAAYSGHLDMARELVAQGADVHAQTVDGWTPLHSACKWNNTKVASFLLQQGADINAQTNGLLTPLHIAAGNKNSRETLELLLMNRYVKADLKNNLDETALDIARRTDVYHYLFEIVEDCINAVTP; this comes from the exons ATGGCACCGAGCGCCGCTCTCGCGAGACTTCCCGGCTCGCTCGCCGGCGCGATTGGCCGGCCGGGCGTTCAATCACGCCCGCCGGGCCCCCGGAAGGGTTCCCCGCGCAG ATGCTGCCTAAAAATGAGTAAAAGCAAGCATACTGCTGAAAAGGATGTCGACGAAAGAGATGATGACAGCGATGAGCTAGCTGAGTACACGGAGAGCTTTaaccagctggagctgctggaaacGCACAGGCACCTGATTCCTGTGGGCACGCAGAGCTGTTGGTCAGGGCAATCGGATGACGAAGATGATGAACAAGAGAGAAGCGAGGAATGGtatgaaatgcaagaaaaaaagatggaaaaaaatccagagaaacTGCTACTCTGGGCAGCCGAAAACAATCGG CTGAGTACAGTGAGGAGGCTCCTTTCCGAAAAGCTGGCCCCCATTAATGCTCGTGACGAAGATCAATACACTCCTCTCCATCGAGCTGCCTATAGCGGGCACTTGGACATGGCACGGGAATTGGTTGCCCAAGGGGCAGATGTTCACGCACAGACGGTGGATGGCTGGACGCCCCTGCACAGTGCGTGCAAGTGGAACAACACGAAAGTGGCCTCGTTCTTACTTCAGCAGGGCGCAGACATCAACGCCCAGACAAACGGCTTGCTGACACCGCTGCATATCGctgcaggaaacaaaaacagcagagaaaccCTTGAACTTTTGCTGATGAATCGCTATGTGAAAGCAGACTTGAAAAATAATCTGGATGAAACTGCCCTCGACATTGCTAGGAGGACTGATGTATATCACTACCTTTTTGAAATAGTAGAAGACTGCATAAATGCTGTGACCCCTTAA
- the ANKRD49 gene encoding ankyrin repeat domain-containing protein 49 isoform X3, protein MGDLWGLCAEAGGGAAFGCCLKMSKSKHTAEKDVDERDDDSDELAEYTESFNQLELLETHRHLIPVGTQSCWSGQSDDEDDEQERSEEWYEMQEKKMEKNPEKLLLWAAENNRLSTVRRLLSEKLAPINARDEDQYTPLHRAAYSGHLDMARELVAQGADVHAQTVDGWTPLHSACKWNNTKVASFLLQQGADINAQTNGLLTPLHIAAGNKNSRETLELLLMNRYVKADLKNNLDETALDIARRTDVYHYLFEIVEDCINAVTP, encoded by the exons ATGGGAGACCTGTGGGGCTTGTGCGCTGAGGCAGGCGGTGGTGCTGCGTTCGG ATGCTGCCTAAAAATGAGTAAAAGCAAGCATACTGCTGAAAAGGATGTCGACGAAAGAGATGATGACAGCGATGAGCTAGCTGAGTACACGGAGAGCTTTaaccagctggagctgctggaaacGCACAGGCACCTGATTCCTGTGGGCACGCAGAGCTGTTGGTCAGGGCAATCGGATGACGAAGATGATGAACAAGAGAGAAGCGAGGAATGGtatgaaatgcaagaaaaaaagatggaaaaaaatccagagaaacTGCTACTCTGGGCAGCCGAAAACAATCGG CTGAGTACAGTGAGGAGGCTCCTTTCCGAAAAGCTGGCCCCCATTAATGCTCGTGACGAAGATCAATACACTCCTCTCCATCGAGCTGCCTATAGCGGGCACTTGGACATGGCACGGGAATTGGTTGCCCAAGGGGCAGATGTTCACGCACAGACGGTGGATGGCTGGACGCCCCTGCACAGTGCGTGCAAGTGGAACAACACGAAAGTGGCCTCGTTCTTACTTCAGCAGGGCGCAGACATCAACGCCCAGACAAACGGCTTGCTGACACCGCTGCATATCGctgcaggaaacaaaaacagcagagaaaccCTTGAACTTTTGCTGATGAATCGCTATGTGAAAGCAGACTTGAAAAATAATCTGGATGAAACTGCCCTCGACATTGCTAGGAGGACTGATGTATATCACTACCTTTTTGAAATAGTAGAAGACTGCATAAATGCTGTGACCCCTTAA
- the ANKRD49 gene encoding ankyrin repeat domain-containing protein 49 isoform X4 → MSKSKHTAEKDVDERDDDSDELAEYTESFNQLELLETHRHLIPVGTQSCWSGQSDDEDDEQERSEEWYEMQEKKMEKNPEKLLLWAAENNRLSTVRRLLSEKLAPINARDEDQYTPLHRAAYSGHLDMARELVAQGADVHAQTVDGWTPLHSACKWNNTKVASFLLQQGADINAQTNGLLTPLHIAAGNKNSRETLELLLMNRYVKADLKNNLDETALDIARRTDVYHYLFEIVEDCINAVTP, encoded by the exons ATGAGTAAAAGCAAGCATACTGCTGAAAAGGATGTCGACGAAAGAGATGATGACAGCGATGAGCTAGCTGAGTACACGGAGAGCTTTaaccagctggagctgctggaaacGCACAGGCACCTGATTCCTGTGGGCACGCAGAGCTGTTGGTCAGGGCAATCGGATGACGAAGATGATGAACAAGAGAGAAGCGAGGAATGGtatgaaatgcaagaaaaaaagatggaaaaaaatccagagaaacTGCTACTCTGGGCAGCCGAAAACAATCGG CTGAGTACAGTGAGGAGGCTCCTTTCCGAAAAGCTGGCCCCCATTAATGCTCGTGACGAAGATCAATACACTCCTCTCCATCGAGCTGCCTATAGCGGGCACTTGGACATGGCACGGGAATTGGTTGCCCAAGGGGCAGATGTTCACGCACAGACGGTGGATGGCTGGACGCCCCTGCACAGTGCGTGCAAGTGGAACAACACGAAAGTGGCCTCGTTCTTACTTCAGCAGGGCGCAGACATCAACGCCCAGACAAACGGCTTGCTGACACCGCTGCATATCGctgcaggaaacaaaaacagcagagaaaccCTTGAACTTTTGCTGATGAATCGCTATGTGAAAGCAGACTTGAAAAATAATCTGGATGAAACTGCCCTCGACATTGCTAGGAGGACTGATGTATATCACTACCTTTTTGAAATAGTAGAAGACTGCATAAATGCTGTGACCCCTTAA
- the ANKRD49 gene encoding ankyrin repeat domain-containing protein 49 isoform X2 — protein MAAAGVVLGRRWLWGEAETLLQNKAFRPNLVFIRCCLKMSKSKHTAEKDVDERDDDSDELAEYTESFNQLELLETHRHLIPVGTQSCWSGQSDDEDDEQERSEEWYEMQEKKMEKNPEKLLLWAAENNRLSTVRRLLSEKLAPINARDEDQYTPLHRAAYSGHLDMARELVAQGADVHAQTVDGWTPLHSACKWNNTKVASFLLQQGADINAQTNGLLTPLHIAAGNKNSRETLELLLMNRYVKADLKNNLDETALDIARRTDVYHYLFEIVEDCINAVTP, from the exons ATGGCGGCTgctggggtggtgctggggcgGCGCTGGCTCTGGGGAGAAGCAGAAACTCTGCTTCAAAATAAAGCGTTTCGTCCAAATCTTGTGTTTATAAG ATGCTGCCTAAAAATGAGTAAAAGCAAGCATACTGCTGAAAAGGATGTCGACGAAAGAGATGATGACAGCGATGAGCTAGCTGAGTACACGGAGAGCTTTaaccagctggagctgctggaaacGCACAGGCACCTGATTCCTGTGGGCACGCAGAGCTGTTGGTCAGGGCAATCGGATGACGAAGATGATGAACAAGAGAGAAGCGAGGAATGGtatgaaatgcaagaaaaaaagatggaaaaaaatccagagaaacTGCTACTCTGGGCAGCCGAAAACAATCGG CTGAGTACAGTGAGGAGGCTCCTTTCCGAAAAGCTGGCCCCCATTAATGCTCGTGACGAAGATCAATACACTCCTCTCCATCGAGCTGCCTATAGCGGGCACTTGGACATGGCACGGGAATTGGTTGCCCAAGGGGCAGATGTTCACGCACAGACGGTGGATGGCTGGACGCCCCTGCACAGTGCGTGCAAGTGGAACAACACGAAAGTGGCCTCGTTCTTACTTCAGCAGGGCGCAGACATCAACGCCCAGACAAACGGCTTGCTGACACCGCTGCATATCGctgcaggaaacaaaaacagcagagaaaccCTTGAACTTTTGCTGATGAATCGCTATGTGAAAGCAGACTTGAAAAATAATCTGGATGAAACTGCCCTCGACATTGCTAGGAGGACTGATGTATATCACTACCTTTTTGAAATAGTAGAAGACTGCATAAATGCTGTGACCCCTTAA